GCTCTTGGGGTTCTAGGGTTTGGGATTTTACTTGCAATTGGTTACCGTTTCCAATCCAAAAGGTAACGGAGTTTAAGTGGAATCCAATCGATTGGCTGGTATTGGTTTAGCGTGAATTCAATGAAATTGACAATGAGTTTGGAATCAAAATTCAATTCAATATGAATATTGAATTAACTACCCAGTTCCATTTTTGATTTTTCGTTTGCTTCCTGGCTACGATCCAAAAACAACCTCGATACAGAATCATCAGGGTTTTTATCCAATAGTTTGGCAAATCCTTCGATCGCTTCTTCAAAATCATCCCGACGAAATGCGTCTAGGGCTAAGGTATATTCATCTTTAGTCGATTTGAGTCGAGATGCCTTTTCCGGTTCATACCCATCCAAAACTTCCACTACAAAAACAGATTCTGTTTTTCCTTTGATTGCTACCCGGTCGAGTAACCGGTAATGGTACCCTAACCCATCAGATGCTTCGATAAAAGTATCCGCACTGATGACAATACGAGATGAAAAGAGTTTGGTAATTCCTTCAATTCGTGAAGCTAGGTTCACAGCATCGGAGATAACAGTTCCTTCCATTCTTTTGTGTTCACCTAATATTCCTAAGGTGAGATTTCCTGTATGAATTCCAATTCCTACTTCAATCGGAATATAACCGCAGTTGGCTCTATGGCTGTTGTAGATGCGAATGGCCTCTTGCATTTCCACTGCCGCTTTGATGGAATCATTGATATCATAAGGAAAAAGCGCCATGACAGCATCACCAATGAACTTATCAATGAATCCATTGTTGTGTCTGATGATGGGGCCTACTCGTTGTAAGTAACTATTTAGAAAGTCAAAGTTTTCTTTAGGGGTGAGTGTTTCTGAAAACTCGGTAAAAGATCTGATGTCAGCAAAAAGGATACTCATCCTTTTTTGAACTTGGTCTCCTAAATCCACATGACGAATATCTGTTTTGCCTAAATGGTATAAAAATTCTGTTGGGACAAATCGACTAAAAGAGCCACTGAGTTGTTTTTGCTCCTGAGCAAATTCTAGGGTTTTTGTTATGTTTTGTCGAACAATTCGGCCAAATGTAATGACTTGTAAAAAAACAAAGATAACCACTGTAGCAGGTGCTATGTACATTGTATGAATGTAGGATTCTGCATGTAAGACATCATTGGTTGCACCCACAAGTACCAAAAGCATTCCAAACAATAATAGTGTGGATTCCATTCGGTTTCTTTTGTAAGCGCGGGATAAATAAACAAATATGAGAAGGCCATTGGCAACAAAGGCAATCGGGTAAATGGATGCGGTCTCTGTGAAATATACTGGTGGTAACAACAAACCAAGTGTTAAGATGGATGATAAAATATAAAAGAAAATCCCCATCCGTTTGGAGAAGTCTTCTGGAAAAACGGTATAAAAATAATGATAGAGAAGAGGGGCAGACCAGAACCAAGAAACATATTCCAAACGTAATAGAATCCAATAGGGAACATCAATAAATTCGACTAAAATTCGTTCCCCGGTGGAAATGGTTCTAAACAAAACAGCTAAAGAAAACAAAAAGATTCCCATAGTGTGTTTGCCATCACGATTATAAAAATACATCACCAAAAAGAATAAACCAACAAAGGTCAAAACAGAAGATAACATGGTTTCGTTGATCTTTCGTTTGGTGAGTCTGTTTTCTGCTTTGGTATATGGAGAAATTATGATATCATTCCAAATCCCACCCTTTCTGTGTATATAGTTGGCAACATAAAGATCTATAGTTAAGTTTGATGTTTGTGGTAAAACGACAATGCTGGATTTGACTTCAGGAGTGTATTCATTTGCATTCGATCCTGGTTTTCCCGATCCACCTAAATACTTCCCGTTTACATAAATAGCGTACGAAGTGTCCTGCTCGTGGACAGTAAGAGCCATGGTATCCGAAAGATTGTCTGCCAGTTTGAGTTTGATTCGAAAACTGGCATGTCCAAATCCACCAAGTGATCCGTATGACATCTGGTATCCATTCCAATGTTTAGGAAGGTTAAGAAATAAATCAGTATCTGTTTCTTGAATTTGAAGGGGTGCCGTATTCCAAAAAAATTTCCATTCGCCGGTAAGTGCAACAAACGGTTGATCGGTGAAGGAATGATTGCTCAGGTCTAAAAAACCTTTTACAATTTCTGCTTTTACATTCCTCTCCTCTGAAAGACAACTGAGGTGAAGGAACAAAAGAACAAAAAAGATTTTTTTCATTTAAGCTTGTCGTTTCGGAAAAACCGTATAATCCTGAAGTTTCGTAAATTTGACTTCGTCTCGTTTATAACCGAGTAGACCTTCTAAAGTTTGGTAACGATTCATGCCCATACTAATTTCAACATCTTGACCAGTGAATTGTCCGGGATGTTCATAACCACAAGAGTGAGCTAAACTCAAAAGTTCTTTTCGAAATCCTTGAATGTATTTGGCGGCACGTTTCCCTTTGATTGTAGGATCGACACCACGTTGTAACCACCAATTTTGAGTGGCAACACCGGCTGGACAATGGTCTGTATGGCATTTTTGTGCTTGGATACAACCAATGGACAACATGGCTTCCCTTGCCACATTGATGAGATCACAACCCATGGCAATCGCAACGACTGCTCGATCTGGAAACCCTAGTTTGCCCGATCCAATCCAAACAATTTGTTCTGATAGTCCTTCTCTTTGGAAAAGAGTATAAACTCTTTGGAATCCAATTTTGAAAGGTAGAGAAACATGGTCGGCATAAGTAAGAGGAGCGGCTCCCGTTCCTCCTTCACCGCCGTCGATAGTGATAAAATCAGGACCTTGTCCCGTTTGTTTCATTTCGCGAGATAGTTCTTCCCAAAATTCAATTTCACCTACCGCACTTTTGATTCCTACAGGAAGTCCTGTTCCCGAAGCGATTTTTTCTATGAATTGAACGAGTTCTTTGACATTCGTAAATTCGCTATGAGAATTGGGCGATATACAATCCTTTCCTTCTTCGACATGACGAATGGCTGCAATTTCAGCATTTACTTTTTTTGCTGGCAGGATTCCACCTTTCCCTGGTTTGGCGCCCTGCGAAAGTTTAATTTCAATCATTTTGATACAAGGGTTTTTTCCCACTTTCTCTTTGAGAACATCCAAACTAAACTTTCCTGATTTGTCTCTGGCACCAAAGTATCCGGTTCCAATTTGCCAAACCATATCCGCCCCTTCCATATGATACTGACTTAAGCCACCTTCACCTGTGTTCTGATAGGCGCCGGAATCTCTAGCTCCTCTATTGAGAGCCATCACCGCATTTTTACCGAGAGAACCAAAGGACATTGCAGAAATATTAACAATGGAATAGGGTCTGTATGGGAACTTACGTTTAGGCCCAATGATTTTTAAACAAGGAATACAACTTGGGTCTTGGTTGTGAATATAAGCCTTTGCTTCGGGGTAAGGGAAGGCTTTGTGTTTGATGATGGGATATCCAGGTTCGTATTGGATTTCTGTGGTTCCAAATCCAAAATTGTTGTTTTGACCTTTGGCCGTTGCATAAATCCAACTTCTTTCCGTTCGATCAAAAGGACGTTCTTCTTTATCATGGGCTACCCAGTATTGTCTGAGTTCTGGGCCGATCATTTCTAAAAAATACCGGAGCCGTCCTACTATGGGGAAGTTTCTCTGAATCGTGTGCGTTTTTTGCGTAACGTCTCGGATAAAGACGGACACAAGAAACAATATCAATCCAACGAGAGTGGAGGCCAAGGGATAGGTTTCGATCCAACTGAGTATTTGATCCATAAGTGGTGCGTCCATTTCTATATACGAAACAAAATAATGACAAGCTAAGATTGGACGTGTGAAAGAGATTCCAAAAGTTTTTCTTTCGTAAACGGCTTGAATATGTATCCAGAGATAATGGGAATTTTTGCCGCACGATCCGTATCTGCAATGTCTACGGAAGAACTCACTAAAAATACTTCTATGGATTTGGGAAACTGAGGACGGATCTTTTCGAAGGCATCTAAAAATTGCCAACCATCCATAAAGGGCATATTGATATCGAGAAAGATGATATCGGGCAATTGGTCTTTATTTTGCACTTCCGTATGAAAAAAATCCAATGCATTTTCAGCGTCAGAAAACACCAAAACATCTCCTTTGATTCCGGCATTGGAAATGATTTTTTTTGTAGTGAATTGGTAGATTTTATCATCGTCGATGACACAAATTTTGGGAGTCATTTGGTTTCACTCCCATCCGGAAAGTACATAAGAAAGGTAGTCCCTTCCTGTGGTTGGGAACGAACTTCAATTTTTCCCCCTACCGATTCTAATTTGTACTGAACCAAAAATAATCCCAAACCTTTACCACTTATCTGACGATGAAAAGTCTTTCGAAGCTGAAAAATTTGATCACCGTAACGGTCCAAATCGATCCCGATCCCATTGTCTGAAAAGGAAATGACCGTCTGCGAGCCCGAAGAAAAGGATTCTACCGAAATCTGAAGTTTCCGATTTGGGTGGGCAAACCGGATCGAATTGCTCAAAAGATTGAGGAAGATGGTGTCCAAAAATTCTTTGGAGAAAAACACAGTTTTTTTTGCCGAAAAATTGGATTGGATTGTTATCTCTTTATTGGCAAGTTCCCCCTCCATCAAATGGACCACGTCGGATAAGGATTCCGAAATTTTCAGAGATTCTTGTTTATAGGAATCTGGATTTTTAATTTGTAATGTGGTGATCAGTTCAGAGAGGACCGTTTCCAAAGTGTTGGTAACTTCTTCTAAATGCCCTTCCAATTCTCTAATTTCTGAAAGTTGGTTTGCTTCTTTCATCAAATCAAGAAGGCTTTTTAGGTTACTTACAGGGGCTCTCAGGTGGTGAGAAATGATTTGGTTGTATACTTGGAGTTGTTTGTTTTGAGTTAAAAGAGAATTGGTTGTTGCCTGTAGGTGTTCATTGTTTTCGCGGAGTAAAGTTTCAGATTTTTTTCTTTCATCAATATCAATGATTTGTGCTAAGTAATGGATTGGTTGTCCTCTGTCATCGCGAAGGACAGTTGCTGTGGTATAAGCCCAAACTTTTTTTCCTGATTTGTGAATGTATTGTTTTTCAATGGAATAGTTATCGATGATTCCTTTTTGTACTTCATCTCGCAGTTTTAAATTTTCTTCGAGTTCATCCACAGCACTGATTTCAGAAAAATGTTTTCCAACAATTTCGTAACTTTTATAACCCAAAAAAATAGCAAAGGATTCATTGGATTCATCGATGTAACCGTGTTTTCCTGTAAGTACTAGTCCAATGGGAGAGTCATGGAACAAAGTTTTGAATCTTCGTTCGGCAAGTGCTAGGTTTGCTTCTGTATCTATTTTTTCAGAAATATCCCGGGAAGATGTATGGAGGTACTTTTGCCCGGTTGTAGGATGAATCGTTAAACGATTGTCAGACTGGAGCCATATATAGTTTCCGTTTTTATGTAAAAATCGAAAAGTGGAATGAATGTTTTCTTCGCCACGAAGTAGGGGTTGGTGAGATCTTTCTTGAATCATCCTTTTTTCATCAGGATGAAAATAATCATAAGGATTTTTTCCAATCAACTCTTCTGATCGATACCCAATGATTTTTTCTGAGTTAGGGCTAACGTATAGGTAAGTTCCATCCGGTTCGTGTAAACATACCAACTCTCGGCTAATAGCAGTTACTAGGTGGAGTATTTCTGAATCGGGAAGTCCCACAAAGAAATTCTTCATTGGTCCCATTGGATTGTCTATCCGAAATGCGAATTGTGGATCATAGATTTTATAAATTTATTCGGAATCCACCTTTTTTTACAACCAACTCGTACAAAAACGCACCGGTCATTGTATGGCCAAGAAAATTGATTTAAGGATACTCAAATGAAAAATCTATCGTATGTCATTCTGGACGGAAATTTAACCGCAGATCCAGAAGAAAGAACCATTGCGGGAGGTAAATCACTCGCTAATTTCACAGTGGCAGTCAACCATACGGCAAACAACCAAGAAGGAAAAGACAAAGAAGATGTCTCTTACTTTGAAGTAGAAGCTTGGGAAAAACTGGGAGAGAACTGTGTTGAATACCTGAGAAAGGGGAGTAAGGTTACTGTGATGGGAAATCTGAAACAAAACCGGTGGAAAAGTCCAGAAGGAGAAAGTAAATCCAAAATCAAAGTGACTGCTTCTACCGTGCGTTTTGATAGTGCTCGCAAAAAAGAATCAAAGGTTGCTTAAAAATGATTCGCGGGTGTTGGAAATTCCATCACCCGTTAAATTTCTTAAGGAGTAGGTATCGTTCTTTTTTTATGTTTCGTATGGGTTGGAGAATCAAAAATAGAATGGTTATCGTTTTGATCTCCTTTGGAATTTTCCCCGGACTCGTCGGTTAATTTTTTTTCATCACTGCGTTCTTCTTGTAATGATTGTTTTCCATTTTTAACTACTGACAAAATACGAAAATATCTTGGAGAAGAAACCAGATTCCACTCTCGGAACATAAATTTAGTAAATCCGTGTTTTGGGCCATACGTTCCATTCGTGGATTCCATTTTGGTTTTGATATTTGTTTTAAAGTTCGTTTGTTCTTCTTTGGTTAGATTTGGAAACTGGGCCACTTCCCCATCTACATAACGATTTCGTAAAATATCCAATTCCCTACGATTGCGTCTTGTCACATCTTCAAAAAAATAGTCCTTTGGACCATTACAGTTTCCGGAATATGATTCACAATTGGGTTCTAGGTGTGGGTTCACAAAAGTGAGTTCTAAGTAGATACTGATGTATTCACCTGGATTTGGAACTTTGCCTTCTTGGATTTCTAATACTTGCGGAACACTGTCTCTATCCGTGTATTGTCTTTCGATGGCCTCACGTGAGATTTTGGTTTCTGGGGTAGTGCTATTCACCTTCACAGGTTTTTTCGATTCCCCAACGATCACTTTGTTTCGCATAACTTCCGTTTTTGTTTCCAAAATTTCATAGGCTTGGAAATTAACAGGTTGTTTGGCGATGATTTCTCCCTTTTGGTTTAACACAATGATATGGTGGTCTAAAATAGTACCTGCGATGATTTCTTCAATGATACTGATTCCTGCATCTTCAAAAAACAAATCCAATTGAATGAAGGGAATTTTGTTTTCCGAATATTCCACACTCACCCCTGGTTCTTGGGTGAGAGGTTTTTTTCCTTCTTTGGATTCTGAATGGACTGCTTCGGATTTGGTAATCATTCGAATGCGGTTCAGATTGATTTGTTCTGTATGGGTAGGAAATGTTGGGGTGATTACCTGTTGCGGAGTTTCACATCCGAAAGTAAGGAGTAACAGGAAGGAAATCAAATACAAACGATTCATAATGTAATTATCGGCCAGAGATTGCCCCTAAAATTAGGGGCAATGTTCTACTTAGAACTGTTTTATGCTAGTAGGAGGAAGGATGGGTCCACTTGCTTGTAGGATCTCTACATACTTTCCATTGACTAAACGGAATGCTTTTTCTGGTTTTTCTTTTAAGAAATACACAGTTTCCATTCCTTTTTTAGTAGGAGCATCCATTCTTAATACTTTACCCCATTCAGAGTAAGTAAGGGTGATTGTTTGTCCGTCTTGAGAGTATTCTTTTACTAGTTTTCCATCAAAGTCATACTCAGCCATTGCGATTGGATTTCGATCTGTCCAAAATTCAATAAGGTTAAAAACGAGAATGTCTAAGAAACTTCCAATTCCATATGCAATGTAAAGAGGGAAGATCATCAGTAAGGAACGAAAGAAACTAGCAAGTTTACCTGATCCGATTTGGATGTTTCCGTTAAAAGAGTATACAGCTTTGATTGCACCAAACTTTCCAAAACAATTGGAAAGAAGACCAAAGGATAAAAGTCCCACGAGACCTGTTTTTAATATTTTTTTCATTTTTTACCTCTTAGTTCTGAACTAAAAAAACTAGAGACCAATCTTAGGCGATTCTGCAACCATCTGCAAGCCGAAATGATTGACATTGTTATTTTTTCGAAGAATTTGGTCTGAATAGAAGGCATGTCCCATTGATCTTTTCCGATTTTGAATACTTTGTCTTCTTTCTCTTCGTTTTTTTTACGGTTTGGTATCTATTCCCAGCCATTTTTTCCAATCAATCTAGAGAAACACGAATCTTACATACATTCCTTCTCATCAGCAGTTATTTCTTTTACATGTCTTGGGATTATCGCTTTGGTGCGCTCATCCTACTTTCCACTGCTATTGACTATTATGTAGGAATCAAACTTAGTTCAGAAACCAGAGAGAAAATAAGATATTATCTTTTGCTCTTTAGTTTAATCACTAACCTTGTCTTTATTTTAGGATTTTTTAAATATTATAATTTCTTAGTCACTTCGATTAATACTGTCACCAATCCAATGTTTGGTGCAGATGTTTTGCCTGTTCTTAAAATCATTCTTCCTGCAGGAATCTCCTTTTTTACGTTTCAATCTTTGTCTTATACCATTGATGTTTATAGAAAAGAAATTCCGGCAGAAAAGGATTTCATTCGGTTTGCTCTGTTTGTGAGTTTTTTCCCACAACTTGTGGCAGGTCCGATTGTGACGGCAAGAACCTTTATGCCTCAATTATACAGTCCTAAAAAACTGGAAGATATTGAGTTTCGAGTAGCGATTCGCTTTTTTATGTTGGGTTACTTTAAAAAAGCAGTCCTTTCCGATATGGTCGCTCCTACCATTGATACTATATATGCAGATCCGTCCGGCCATCATGCCTATGCTTTGTTAATTGCAGCGGCCCTCGGTGGAATCCAAGTATACCTGGATTTTAGTGGGTATTCCGATATGGCCATTGGTAGTGCCATGTTACTCGGTTATAAACTTCCTACCAATTTTAACCTTCCTTTTCTTGCCACTTCGGTCTCTGGTTTTTGGCGCCGGTGGCATATGACTTTAAATTCCTGGTTACGAGATTATATCTATATTCCAATGGGAGGAAGTCGGGTAACATCCGTAAGACGAAAATTCAACCTTTGGTTTACAATGTTCGTAAGTGGGGTTTGGCACGGAGCGCAGTGGACTTTTGTGTTTTGGGGAAGTCTCAACGGATTTTTTTATGTTTTGGAAGAGGTTTGGAAGGAATGGTTTCCAGACAAAAAAGAGAATGCCACAACAAAACATTGGTATAACGCTCCTCTTTGGCTTTTTCAGAACCTTCTCAATAGCTCCATTTTCTTTTTGGGGGCAGTTTTTTTTCGTTCTCTCAATTGGGAGAATGCTTGGATTCACATTCGGGGAATCTTTACCTTTCAAACAGGACAAATCCGACCTTATATGTGGAAAGATTTCCTTTGGATCCTGTTTTTCCTGTATTTAGGCCATATCATTGGTTATTTGATCTTTGAAAAGGGAAAAGGGAAACAAATACCGGCCAGTTTGGAATTTGCCCTCTATCCCATTCTCTTTCTTGTCTTAAATTTAGCTACACCGGAAAATTCTGTTCCGTTCATTTACTTTCAGTTCTAATTTGCTTTTTTCGTTTCCAATAATGGGAATCATTGTACCTTGTTGCTATGGAAAGTGAGCGAAGGCTTCCAAGAATATCTCCCGGTGACTTTTCTGAATTTGAGGTCCAACTGGATTTGGAAGGGATCACATTGTTCGGAAAGTTAGGGAATATTTCGGAAGAAGGCCTTTGTTTTTTGGGTGAGGATGACTTACTCAGCGATGAAATCGAGTCCCAAGTTTTGGGCAGTATCGTTTGGGCAAAGGGCACCAAACGTATGTTCTTTGAAGGGACTGTCATGTGGACCCAGACTTCAAAAATCAAAAATGTAATCTACTATATTGCAGGAATCCAGTTTCAGGAAAGACTCAATCTTACCGATTCAATGCTCGCACGTAGTTTGGAGATCAAATGAAAATTCTACTCCTTGGTGGAACCGGCCTTATCGGTAAACAAGTGTTACTTTCTCTTGTGTTTTATCCACAAATAAAAAAAGTAATTGTTTGGGCTCGTAACTCACAATCTGCCTCTAATCCCAATGTCCCTATTGAAGTGGTACAAGTAAACTGGGAAGACTTTCAATCCGGAAAGGTTTCCATCCCGGATGGTTTGGATGCTGTTTTTTGTTGTTTGGGTACAACGATTAACAAAGCTGGAAGCCAGGAAAAATTCAAAGAAATTGATTACGAATATCCATTACTTGCCGCAAAACAAGCGAAAACAAAAAAGGTTCCTGGATTCTATATCATTACAGCTATGGGTTCTGACTCTAACTCTTCTATTTTTTATAATCGAGTGAAAGGGGAAATTGAAACTGAACTCCGTAATTTACAATTTCCTTTTTTAGGAATCTTTCGGCCCTCTTTACTCATTGGAGAAAGAGAAGAAGTTCGAGTGGGAGAGAAGGTGGGTGAGTTTCTTGGGAATCTCATTCCTTTTGGTCTCCTTGGACTCAAAAAATACAAACCGATTCCTGGTGAGTATGTTGCCAAATCCATGATTCATTCTTTGTTACATGACAAACCGGAACCAAATACTTCGGCTACAGTGAAAATTTATGAAAACGATGTCCTTTGGGAGATCGGTAAGGACCATTCTTTTTGATTCCCGACAACAAACAAAAACCTTATTCCAAAACCAAATACATCATTCTGAGTTGGGTGGTTCACTTCATAGTCAGGGTTTGGTATTTATTCATCAGAAACCAAAAGTTCATCATCCCGGAAGAAAGTGCCAAAGTCATCGAAACTGGTTCTGGATATATCATTGCTGTTTTTCACGAAACTACACTCTCTCTTTATAGGCATGCGACTCAGTATTTGAAACGAAAGAAAAAAGCTGATATGGTTGCTCTTGTTTCTCAATCCAAAGATGGTGAAATCATCCACCAAACCTTTGCTCGATCTAACCTTCGTTCGGTGCGAGGTTCTTCTACAAGGGGGGGGACGGGTGCTTTTCGTAATATCCTAAAAGAGATGAAACAAGGTGCTGTTCCAATTTTCACTGTGGATGGACCCAAAGGGCCGAGACGGGAAGTAAAACCTGGGGTCATCGTGACTGCCTCTCTGACCGGATTTCCCATTCTTTACTTACATTCTTGTTATGACAGGGCTTATACTTTCAAAAGTTGGGACAGACATTTTTTCCCCAAATTTGGTGCCCGACTTTTCATCCAATACGGAGAACCTTTCTTTGTTCCTAAAGGCCTTTCCGAGAGCCAAATGGACGAATATGCCAAAAAA
This genomic interval from Leptospira perdikensis contains the following:
- a CDS encoding adenylate/guanylate cyclase domain-containing protein, which translates into the protein MKKIFFVLLFLHLSCLSEERNVKAEIVKGFLDLSNHSFTDQPFVALTGEWKFFWNTAPLQIQETDTDLFLNLPKHWNGYQMSYGSLGGFGHASFRIKLKLADNLSDTMALTVHEQDTSYAIYVNGKYLGGSGKPGSNANEYTPEVKSSIVVLPQTSNLTIDLYVANYIHRKGGIWNDIIISPYTKAENRLTKRKINETMLSSVLTFVGLFFLVMYFYNRDGKHTMGIFLFSLAVLFRTISTGERILVEFIDVPYWILLRLEYVSWFWSAPLLYHYFYTVFPEDFSKRMGIFFYILSSILTLGLLLPPVYFTETASIYPIAFVANGLLIFVYLSRAYKRNRMESTLLLFGMLLVLVGATNDVLHAESYIHTMYIAPATVVIFVFLQVITFGRIVRQNITKTLEFAQEQKQLSGSFSRFVPTEFLYHLGKTDIRHVDLGDQVQKRMSILFADIRSFTEFSETLTPKENFDFLNSYLQRVGPIIRHNNGFIDKFIGDAVMALFPYDINDSIKAAVEMQEAIRIYNSHRANCGYIPIEVGIGIHTGNLTLGILGEHKRMEGTVISDAVNLASRIEGITKLFSSRIVISADTFIEASDGLGYHYRLLDRVAIKGKTESVFVVEVLDGYEPEKASRLKSTKDEYTLALDAFRRDDFEEAIEGFAKLLDKNPDDSVSRLFLDRSQEANEKSKMELGS
- a CDS encoding FMN-binding glutamate synthase family protein; translated protein: MDAPLMDQILSWIETYPLASTLVGLILFLVSVFIRDVTQKTHTIQRNFPIVGRLRYFLEMIGPELRQYWVAHDKEERPFDRTERSWIYATAKGQNNNFGFGTTEIQYEPGYPIIKHKAFPYPEAKAYIHNQDPSCIPCLKIIGPKRKFPYRPYSIVNISAMSFGSLGKNAVMALNRGARDSGAYQNTGEGGLSQYHMEGADMVWQIGTGYFGARDKSGKFSLDVLKEKVGKNPCIKMIEIKLSQGAKPGKGGILPAKKVNAEIAAIRHVEEGKDCISPNSHSEFTNVKELVQFIEKIASGTGLPVGIKSAVGEIEFWEELSREMKQTGQGPDFITIDGGEGGTGAAPLTYADHVSLPFKIGFQRVYTLFQREGLSEQIVWIGSGKLGFPDRAVVAIAMGCDLINVAREAMLSIGCIQAQKCHTDHCPAGVATQNWWLQRGVDPTIKGKRAAKYIQGFRKELLSLAHSCGYEHPGQFTGQDVEISMGMNRYQTLEGLLGYKRDEVKFTKLQDYTVFPKRQA
- a CDS encoding response regulator codes for the protein MTPKICVIDDDKIYQFTTKKIISNAGIKGDVLVFSDAENALDFFHTEVQNKDQLPDIIFLDINMPFMDGWQFLDAFEKIRPQFPKSIEVFLVSSSVDIADTDRAAKIPIISGYIFKPFTKEKLLESLSHVQS
- a CDS encoding PAS domain-containing sensor histidine kinase — protein: MGPMKNFFVGLPDSEILHLVTAISRELVCLHEPDGTYLYVSPNSEKIIGYRSEELIGKNPYDYFHPDEKRMIQERSHQPLLRGEENIHSTFRFLHKNGNYIWLQSDNRLTIHPTTGQKYLHTSSRDISEKIDTEANLALAERRFKTLFHDSPIGLVLTGKHGYIDESNESFAIFLGYKSYEIVGKHFSEISAVDELEENLKLRDEVQKGIIDNYSIEKQYIHKSGKKVWAYTTATVLRDDRGQPIHYLAQIIDIDERKKSETLLRENNEHLQATTNSLLTQNKQLQVYNQIISHHLRAPVSNLKSLLDLMKEANQLSEIRELEGHLEEVTNTLETVLSELITTLQIKNPDSYKQESLKISESLSDVVHLMEGELANKEITIQSNFSAKKTVFFSKEFLDTIFLNLLSNSIRFAHPNRKLQISVESFSSGSQTVISFSDNGIGIDLDRYGDQIFQLRKTFHRQISGKGLGLFLVQYKLESVGGKIEVRSQPQEGTTFLMYFPDGSETK
- a CDS encoding single-stranded DNA-binding protein translates to MKNLSYVILDGNLTADPEERTIAGGKSLANFTVAVNHTANNQEGKDKEDVSYFEVEAWEKLGENCVEYLRKGSKVTVMGNLKQNRWKSPEGESKSKIKVTASTVRFDSARKKESKVA
- a CDS encoding DUF3332 family protein: MKKILKTGLVGLLSFGLLSNCFGKFGAIKAVYSFNGNIQIGSGKLASFFRSLLMIFPLYIAYGIGSFLDILVFNLIEFWTDRNPIAMAEYDFDGKLVKEYSQDGQTITLTYSEWGKVLRMDAPTKKGMETVYFLKEKPEKAFRLVNGKYVEILQASGPILPPTSIKQF
- a CDS encoding MBOAT family O-acyltransferase, whose amino-acid sequence is MIFSDFEYFVFFLFVFFTVWYLFPAIFSNQSRETRILHTFLLISSYFFYMSWDYRFGALILLSTAIDYYVGIKLSSETREKIRYYLLLFSLITNLVFILGFFKYYNFLVTSINTVTNPMFGADVLPVLKIILPAGISFFTFQSLSYTIDVYRKEIPAEKDFIRFALFVSFFPQLVAGPIVTARTFMPQLYSPKKLEDIEFRVAIRFFMLGYFKKAVLSDMVAPTIDTIYADPSGHHAYALLIAAALGGIQVYLDFSGYSDMAIGSAMLLGYKLPTNFNLPFLATSVSGFWRRWHMTLNSWLRDYIYIPMGGSRVTSVRRKFNLWFTMFVSGVWHGAQWTFVFWGSLNGFFYVLEEVWKEWFPDKKENATTKHWYNAPLWLFQNLLNSSIFFLGAVFFRSLNWENAWIHIRGIFTFQTGQIRPYMWKDFLWILFFLYLGHIIGYLIFEKGKGKQIPASLEFALYPILFLVLNLATPENSVPFIYFQF
- a CDS encoding PilZ domain-containing protein; protein product: MESERRLPRISPGDFSEFEVQLDLEGITLFGKLGNISEEGLCFLGEDDLLSDEIESQVLGSIVWAKGTKRMFFEGTVMWTQTSKIKNVIYYIAGIQFQERLNLTDSMLARSLEIK
- a CDS encoding NAD-dependent epimerase/dehydratase family protein; amino-acid sequence: MKILLLGGTGLIGKQVLLSLVFYPQIKKVIVWARNSQSASNPNVPIEVVQVNWEDFQSGKVSIPDGLDAVFCCLGTTINKAGSQEKFKEIDYEYPLLAAKQAKTKKVPGFYIITAMGSDSNSSIFYNRVKGEIETELRNLQFPFLGIFRPSLLIGEREEVRVGEKVGEFLGNLIPFGLLGLKKYKPIPGEYVAKSMIHSLLHDKPEPNTSATVKIYENDVLWEIGKDHSF
- a CDS encoding lysophospholipid acyltransferase family protein; the encoded protein is MIPDNKQKPYSKTKYIILSWVVHFIVRVWYLFIRNQKFIIPEESAKVIETGSGYIIAVFHETTLSLYRHATQYLKRKKKADMVALVSQSKDGEIIHQTFARSNLRSVRGSSTRGGTGAFRNILKEMKQGAVPIFTVDGPKGPRREVKPGVIVTASLTGFPILYLHSCYDRAYTFKSWDRHFFPKFGARLFIQYGEPFFVPKGLSESQMDEYAKKLEIAMGKNAETLESYVRGLYPDNSIDVPPKI